GGCCTATCAGTCCCTTGGTCCCAAAAAGAGTGTTTGTAGGATTGGTCACTGCCTGACGTTTTGATGGAGTTCCAACAGGTAGTTCTCCCTTCTGATTAAAAGCTACAACAGGTGGCGTGGTACGATCTCCTTCTGAGTTTTCTATAACTTTAGCATTCTGTAATAAACAAGAAAATTGTATAATCTTGTGGATTTAAACAGACTTACAAATTATCATATGCAAAAAAGGACTTTGGCGAAGACGACTGAGGTGCCACCTTTCCCTCCATAACTGCAACACAAGAATTTGTAGTTCCAAGATCAATTCCAATTATATCATTTCCTGCTGGCTTTGAGCTGCATTGGAGAAAAACTTGTTCTTGGTGAAACAAACCAAAGAATACTAGAGAACTGTACTGTGATCACCTTAAAGGAGATAGTCTGAAAGTGTACTTCAACATTATATGCATAGGATGAAACCTGAAGGGTCTAACCAAACTAGCCCCTCTGTGACCAAGACGAGAAGCACCCAACTGCATGCTTGCATTGCCAGATAACTGCAGAAACAAAGATGAAATATGAAAAGTCCAAAAAAGTGCATCACATCCATGTTGAGTCCATGTGGACACCAACACTTATCAGACCACCTTCACATGTTTGGGCAGTTCACATATCTAAGATTCTCATACCATGtagatttatttagatatatacaCTGTACATATGTTGGGCAAACAAATCATCCATTTAAGGCTCTAAGAGATGACAAATCTTGAGATTGGCTTATTAATATTCAATCAATATGTTTCACATAGTGTGAACATTTGCTACTCACATCATAATAGTAAGGAAAATTTTCAAGTACTTTATTAACTTTTGCTACGCTTCTCTGAAACAAAAATGATACACTAATACTCAAATAAGGGGACAACCCAGTGATGCAAGGACTAAATTCATCCACTATCACTATTACCCGCCTAGATGTTAGCTAACTAATTAGCCAAATAGTTGGGGCATTACCCAGCTAGCTAATAATTTCCAATGGAAACCAAAAGATCAGTCTAAGTTGAGGGTAAACCATGTCATACACATGACAACAAGATCCTGTTTCTACAATTGATTTCAGAACATACTCCTGTGGTCGGCTAAAATCAAATATACTATGGGTAGAGACAGTATGATGCGCAGAAACTTCAAATCATCAAGCAAACACTGAGCTAAATGCCAAATATACTTCACCCATTGGTAATTGACAAGATCACTTGGAATTGTTATATTTATCATCTACGCATAAAAGCATAacagaaaaaagaaagataaactaTATAGAAATGATGAACAATAGTAACAAATTGCATATCACCCTAACACAAAATGAGGTGAATCTAATACATCCGAAGTGGGAGGTGAATGGAACGTCCAAACGATGTCCACCTACGAAAACAACACCAAAACTTTTCcggaaagcaatagattgaaccTCATCACGATTACTAGATCCAAATCGCTTCTAGAGGTGAAAATTATCCAAGAAGGAACTCACGAATCTGAGGCGAGAGAACAGAGCGGGCAGCGGCGACAGATCGTGCCGTCTCAGAGCTCGAAGCATTGCGGAGACCGCCATCGATCTCCTCCCGAGGCGGAACCACGGGAGAGGGTTGGGTTTGGCGCTTCACAAGGGTTCTTGAGGCGATCGCCCGAGGAGGGCTTTGGTTCCGCTCAGCTTCTCTGATGAGAAGGCAAAACACTCGAGAAGACACGGTTCGGACGCTTAAATAGCAACTCGGCCGTCGACCAATTGGGAAATGGAGCGGCGTGGCCCAAGGCCAATTGAACCGATGGACCGGGTTCGGCTTACCGCGCTGATACTTCGGCATCTTAGAACGGGCCAAAGCCGGTCCATTCGATTCACTGTCTCcggttatattatattatttatttatatctacCGAATCCAATCTCTGTCTTTGATACATATTCACAACTTTAAACGATCAATCAATCTATATATATGCTGCCATTTCGAGGCAAAATTTGGCATGAGATCAGGACACAGGGCAACCTTCAATTATCACACCCTTGGCGGTGGGGCAAGAAGCCAGAGAGCAGCCATCCAAGTCATTCCCCCACCAGTTGAGGCTGATGTCTTCCAATCCCAAGCACAGGTACAGCAGCACGGCCATGAAGGCGAGGCCAGCATCCAAAGCCCCCGAGAGCACGTAGTTGTGCCGCGTCCACCAGTCGCGCCGGTAGCGGTAGACCACGTAGCCCGAGAAGAAGCCGACGATGATCCATGTGGTGTAGTTTACAGCCGTCGCCGGCGGCATCATGCCGGTGGCGCCGATCAAGACGGGCATGTTGATGAGACGGATCCAGTCCTGGCCTGGGAAGGCCTTGTGTGCCAGCCAGACGAGCAGCGGCGCCACAGCGCCGACCAGGAAGAACCAGTTGATGGCTGAGTAGGTGCCGAGGTCGCCAAAGATCCTGCGAGGGCCGATGAGACCCCATATGACGGACGCGTCGTAGAACACATGGTCGCTGGGGCACGTCCATGGGCTGTCCGAAGACAGGAGCTCGGTGTTGCAGATGTTGGGAATGGTCTCCATGAGCCACCATGCTGTGCCCAAGTAAACGATTGCCGCAACTAAGGTGCCTACAACCTACATTAATCATTAAGGCGGGTTCTGCATGTCAAAGAGATTTGAAGATCCATCGTGTGGTGAAACCTAAGAAGGAACGGTAGACGAACCTGAGCCATGAACATAGTTCGGGGAGGTATCTTCATGTAGTGCCCCAGTTTGAAGTCTTGCAAGAAAGTCAACGCCTGTGTCATACTGATGTAGCCGTATACCTTAAAGCACATGTTGGCGACCGGGCGGCCGGGATACAGGTACCCCATGACGTATTCTGTAATGATGTTTAGGCCTGGCGTCTACTTCATCGATCGAGAGAGAATCAATCGGATTAGTTGACTTGGTGAAGGAGATGCATGCCAAGGAGTAGCGAGTACACACCTGGTTCGTGGTGGCCGTGATGATTCCGATGGGAAGCGTGAAGAAAATGGCAATGAAGCAGGCTAGCAGCACACCCCACCAGGGCAGCTGGAGCTGATCGATGTAGTACTCGCAGGCGAAGATGGTAAGAGCGATGTTGGCGACGAGGATGACGATGAACCACCACTGAGGGACCTGAGTGTATCTGCTCATCAGTTTCGTATGGATGTCCATCTTCTTCTCTTCGAATGCCGACTTGCTCATCTGCCATATCTCGCTGTGGACACGCAGTCAACTAGGTCATACGACGTAGAAATCTCTGCTACTCATCTGTCGGTACATGGAACCGTCAGCAATTCTGGTGGTGCCAAAGATTAATTACCTTCCGTGAAAGAGAAGGACATGAGAGATGGTGGCCGTGAGAGATGCGAAGCCGACGCCGTAAGTCACCGCGAAGAAGGTGCTCAGATAGAGCGGACCGTTCTTGTCGTAGGCCTCGATGTCGAGGTGGAAATTGGAGTCTATGATGCTCGAGATGTTGTAACTCTGCCCCGTGGACGTGAAGAGGCCATCCGAGAAGATGGGGAAGGTCTTGGCGTCGTACAAGTCGAGCCAGTATGCGGTTGGGGTGACGACATACATGATGAGCACGAAGCCAGCGGCAACGTTGGCGGTAGCAAACCAGGGGCTGGCGAGTGGGCTGCCGAGGTAGGAGGAGATGGTGGACCAGTCAAGGCCAATGGCGCCGAGGCCGAGGCCGTAGAGACCAGAACCCAGCTGCTGGGCGAGGATGGAGTGGGGGAAGATCCAGCAGATCCAAGAGAGGGAGGTGAGCATGGAGAAGAGGTAGCCCGGGAAGACATAGTAGGCGAAGCTACATATGAAGGCCATCATGAAGAACTGGTTCCGGGTCATGCCGCCTTTGGCTCGATCTTCTCTCTCGTGCAGGGCCCTGCATGGGGACAGATGGCGAACTGTTCACGTCGTCTGCAACTGCACCGGTGAGTCTCACTTCTGAAACAAATGATTCAAGTATCCAAAAAAGTAGAGAAAAATATTCCGGGAGCTCCTAAGGTTTTACCAAAGATCCAGAGATAATACAGTGAAAAGATCTTCTAAATTCATATCAGACGATCTACAGAATATTAGGTATGAATTTGTAGTTTTGCAATCACAGAAGAAAAACTGTGTCCTTTTATTGCTTTCACAGACCAACTCACAAGCAATTTGTCAGATCTGAGCAATTGGGATGTAATATTCTACCTCTTGCACTAGAGTGGCTCTTGAAGTTGATTTCATCCAAGAAACAAGAAAATAACTACAGCTTAAATCTAATTCACATAGAGACTACTatcattaagatcaataattATGCTTGGTtgtgatgagatgtccaagtagaTGCAAATCGGAATTAATTTTCCTGGTTGATTGGACCGCCAGTAGCAATCATCATCACTACCAACCAGTCTTTTGTCTTGTCCATTTATCATATTAGACAAGAGAAGGTAAGTAAATGGATTCTTACGAAGATCGAAATAGGTCGATGGCAGATGAGAAGAGATCGGAGATTCGTCCCTCTCACCTGAACAGAGAGACCTGCACCAAGTTGTACGGCCACCACATGGCCGCCGGCTCCACCAGGTACCGCCGGAATATCCCCGCCCACCCGAAACCGAGAACCTGGCAACATCACGTGGAGATCTTGACCAACCGGGAAACAAGGTAAGGCAGCAAGGGAGTGTGAACGGATCGTATGGGGACCTGTGTGGTTATGACGACAAGCAGGGAGACGAAGAAGGTGATGTGCTTTCCGTAGAATATCTTGACGGCGGTGACGACGTGGATGGCGTAAACGCTGCCGGCGCCGGAGTTGGCGAAGATGGTTATGAGGACGTGCTCCTTGATGTTGAAGGGCCCCGGGTTGAGCGTGAACTCCCACCGGCTTCCCTTGAAGAAGACGCGGTCGGTGATGGTGGAGGCCATGAGGTGGCCGAGGGGCACCACCGCAATCTGAGCCGAGATGGAGGTGATGGAGAGCGGCTCCTTCCTGTACCAGAAGAACTGGTTCAAGAAGGAGAGCAGCACGCAGGAGGCGGTGCCGAGGACCCACATGCGGAAGGTCAGGACCGGCATCGTGGGGTCGTCCTCCACCGGCACCGTGAGTGCCACCTGCTCGATGggtgagttctcctcctcctcttccacctGATCCGGCGGAGGCGAGGAGGAGGAAGCGGCGGCGGTAGGGAGATCGGAGGGGACGACTGCATGGTGAGTTAGGATAAGAGAAGAAGCGGGTGACAGAAAGAGAGATCGATAAGGTTACGTACGCAGAGGAGCTGTGATCTGGTTGGGATCCTCTTCTCGTTCTTGGGGGTTGTCCATTTTGGTAgctattccttctcctcttcctcctcctctttagcTCTTCTCTTTGTAGATTGTATGTGCAGAAGGAGGAGGATATGGCGTTGTATCATTACTATTATTGGCTACATTTAAAGCTGATGTGTGTGTGGATGTAGACATGCACATGTCGTTCACGTGCCAGCATTTCTTGGAGTTCATTTGGAGAGTGGAGTGTGCGGAGAAGTAGACGGATGTAGTGAAAGACATGCTTGATGCAGAGAGAGGTTGTGatgtgatgatgatggtggtgttTCGTTCCATTGTCCATCGCTTGCGTCGTATAGTTCGGGATGAGCATTTTGTGTGTGTTTTATCTATCCTCTGTAGTTATCATCTGTGCCTCCATTTTGGCGGAAGAGAAGGGAGCAGATGGCCCCCAGCAGCCATTCCTATCTGCCAGTCTTAATGGAAAGGGAAGAggcagagaaggaagaagagagattCTACTGCCGATAAAAGACGACAGGACGTTTCGTGGAGTCTCCGCCACCCCTTCCTCCTCGCTTCGTACCGTAGGCAGCCTTCATTGTGCGTGGAATTCGCACCGCCCCTTCTTCCACCCTCCTATCACGAGGGATGGCCAATGGTTTCGGGCTCCTTCGTCCAGACGAGCACCGTATCACCAGTTTGACTGATGGATGAGCTAATTGatcataatatttaattaaaatttcatTTTAAAGCGTATATAAAAGATAAGGGTGATTttcgaaaaagaaaaaacaaaaaaaaatccaattttGACTCTTCCTATTTTCATAACACAGTTTCTATCCTTTTCAAAAGtctaaaatattttcttataaaaataattatttaacacGAGAAATGTCATAACGAAGGAAATCATATCACATGTAACATTTTGTGGTTTCCAACTACCAAATCAACTAACTTTATATTCAATATATATTTCCtctgaatttatttattttttcttaattttgccaTTTACCAACAACTGCCCGTCGCTTTCACtttccttccccctttttcttgttctcgaTCTATCCGCGTCTCTATCCTCTGGCTTCCAATTCTTGCCTCAGATAATCTAtcagaggcggcggcggcggcggcggtgtcgatatatatatatatacacacaaatatTGTTTTGGACATTGTTGTGGTTGGGAAACTCGATTTTAGGTCAGTTTTTTCCTCCCCGATTGTCGATTGAGGTTGTGGTTTCTGTTGGGggtttttaggattttttttggtGTGTTTTGATGTTCTTTACCTTCTTGATGGTTTAGATTATTAAAAGTGTGTTCTTGTTGTGTGTGCTTGATTAGAACAGTGGAGGACCTGGGGGCAGCGATCGATGGCGAAAATGGTCGGGCCTCGAGTTTACAGCTGCAGTCATTGCGGAAACCATGTCTGCCTTCATGACGATATCATATCGAAGGCTTTCCAGGTGAAGCTCTTGTCGTAGATAATAATGATTGACAGACGCTGCAAACCTAATTTTTTTCTGTTCCTTGCGGTCTCTCAACTCCACGCATTTGCTTAATAGTGAAACCCGGTGTTTGAATCGAATCTTTTTTTGCTGATTTTGGAGATTCATGGTGTTCATCTTTAGTATTTTGTTTGAAGCTAGCATTTTGACATGATCAAAGGGGACTGCTCTTAGGTCAATCAATTCTTTATTTGCGTCCTCCATATGGTGATTCTCACATTTGATGAATTGATTTTATGATCTTTGTTCTACATGCTTTAAATGTGTTGTAGGGGAGAAATGGGCATGCATTTCTGTTTTCTCATGCCATGAACATTGTTATGGGGCCAAAGGAAGACAGGCAGCTAATGACAGGACTGCATACAGTTGCTGATATATACTGCCGTGATTGTGGTGAGGTGTTGGGATGGAAGTATGAAAGAGCTTACGAAGAGACACAGAAGTATAAGGAAGGGAAGTTCGTATTTGAGAAGCTAAGAATCATCAAGGAGAACTGGTAGTAAGAGTTTAAATGGATGATGTGTTGGTGAAGCTTCTGATGCGAGTTCCCTGTCTGCATAAGATGGTTGTCTCTGCGATCTGAATCCTCTGATAGAGCCATATATTCTTGTGCATAGAAATGTCGCCTAATTGACGATTGTTGAACTTTATATAAATACCAGACTTGTGGTCTCAACTCCACGCATTTGCTTAATAGTGAAACCCGGTGTTTGAATCGAATCTTTTTTTTGCTGATTTTGGAGATTCATGGTGTTCATCTTTAGTATTTTGTTTGAAGCTAGCATTTTGACATGATCAAAGGGGACTGCTCTTTAGGTCAATCAATTCTTTATTTGCGTCCTCCATATGGTGATTCTCACATT
This DNA window, taken from Musa acuminata AAA Group cultivar baxijiao chromosome BXJ3-7, Cavendish_Baxijiao_AAA, whole genome shotgun sequence, encodes the following:
- the LOC135643617 gene encoding protein yippee-like At4g27745, which codes for MAKMVGPRVYSCSHCGNHVCLHDDIISKAFQGRNGHAFLFSHAMNIVMGPKEDRQLMTGLHTVADIYCRDCGEVLGWKYERAYEETQKYKEGKFVFEKLRIIKENW
- the LOC135643518 gene encoding oligopeptide transporter 7-like, with the protein product MDNPQEREEDPNQITAPLLVPSDLPTAAASSSSPPPDQVEEEEENSPIEQVALTVPVEDDPTMPVLTFRMWVLGTASCVLLSFLNQFFWYRKEPLSITSISAQIAVVPLGHLMASTITDRVFFKGSRWEFTLNPGPFNIKEHVLITIFANSGAGSVYAIHVVTAVKIFYGKHITFFVSLLVVITTQVLGFGWAGIFRRYLVEPAAMWWPYNLVQVSLFRALHEREDRAKGGMTRNQFFMMAFICSFAYYVFPGYLFSMLTSLSWICWIFPHSILAQQLGSGLYGLGLGAIGLDWSTISSYLGSPLASPWFATANVAAGFVLIMYVVTPTAYWLDLYDAKTFPIFSDGLFTSTGQSYNISSIIDSNFHLDIEAYDKNGPLYLSTFFAVTYGVGFASLTATISHVLLFHGSEIWQMSKSAFEEKKMDIHTKLMSRYTQVPQWWFIVILVANIALTIFACEYYIDQLQLPWWGVLLACFIAIFFTLPIGIITATTNQTPGLNIITEYVMGYLYPGRPVANMCFKVYGYISMTQALTFLQDFKLGHYMKIPPRTMFMAQVVGTLVAAIVYLGTAWWLMETIPNICNTELLSSDSPWTCPSDHVFYDASVIWGLIGPRRIFGDLGTYSAINWFFLVGAVAPLLVWLAHKAFPGQDWIRLINMPVLIGATGMMPPATAVNYTTWIIVGFFSGYVVYRYRRDWWTRHNYVLSGALDAGLAFMAVLLYLCLGLEDISLNWWGNDLDGCSLASCPTAKGVIIEGCPVS